The following coding sequences lie in one Bacillus thermozeamaize genomic window:
- a CDS encoding multidrug ABC transporter permease — translation MKTGKNLSSFFQLLTIGKPVKRLFVIAVVFSLLEAAAGLVVPLFTKRLVDLMTASGLELQMMLWLLAAFLLQTVSGGLSYYFMTYIGESFVRNIRERLWNHVLSLPIPYFDKHQSGETMSRITQDTNTVKTLITDHLISFVSGSISIIGSVILLFIMDWQMTLIMFIAVPLSLLVLLPLGNQMYRISKRTQDEMASLSANLGRVLGDIRLVKSHNAETLERRRGKQSMQQLFAFGLKEAKVMAFISPLMTTIMMLVLVILIGYGGVRVASGALTAGSLVAIIIYMFQIIVPFTQMASFFTAFQKAMGATERIQQLLALPRETGGKRTAPLPFDEALVFDRVSFFYEEGKPVLQEIEFTVKPGETVAIVGPSGGGKTTIFSLIERFYTPIEGEIRLGHLPIEEIDLTTWRRAIGYVSQDSPIMSGTIRENICYGIDREVDEEEIRWAAQLANAAEFIERLPDGYETEVGERGIKLSGGQRQRIAIARALLRNPKILLLDEATSNLDSESEMYVQQALRNLMKGRTTLIIAHRLSTVVEADQILVLEGGRITGKGTHEELMATHALYRKLAQQQLHAAQATAAQS, via the coding sequence TTGAAAACCGGCAAAAACCTGTCTTCTTTTTTCCAATTGTTAACGATCGGCAAACCCGTTAAGCGGCTCTTCGTCATCGCGGTTGTGTTCAGTCTGCTTGAAGCCGCAGCGGGGCTGGTGGTCCCCCTGTTTACCAAACGGCTTGTCGACCTCATGACCGCATCCGGTCTGGAACTTCAAATGATGCTGTGGCTCCTCGCCGCCTTTTTGCTGCAGACCGTCTCCGGCGGCTTATCCTATTACTTCATGACCTATATTGGAGAAAGCTTTGTCCGCAACATCCGGGAACGGCTGTGGAATCACGTCCTGAGCCTGCCCATCCCCTACTTTGACAAGCATCAATCCGGGGAAACGATGAGCCGCATCACCCAGGATACCAACACGGTAAAAACGCTGATCACCGATCATCTGATCAGCTTCGTATCCGGGAGTATCTCCATTATCGGGTCGGTCATTCTCCTCTTCATCATGGACTGGCAAATGACCCTGATCATGTTTATTGCGGTGCCGTTGTCCCTCCTGGTGCTTCTGCCCCTCGGCAACCAAATGTACCGGATTTCCAAACGCACCCAGGATGAAATGGCCTCCCTCAGCGCCAATCTGGGCCGTGTCCTGGGCGACATCCGCCTGGTCAAATCCCACAACGCCGAGACCCTTGAAAGACGACGCGGAAAGCAAAGCATGCAACAACTCTTCGCCTTTGGCCTGAAAGAAGCCAAAGTGATGGCCTTCATCTCGCCGCTGATGACCACGATCATGATGCTGGTCCTGGTGATTCTGATCGGCTACGGCGGCGTCCGTGTCGCTTCAGGGGCGCTGACGGCCGGATCGCTCGTCGCCATCATCATCTACATGTTTCAAATCATCGTTCCCTTTACGCAAATGGCCTCCTTTTTTACCGCTTTCCAAAAAGCGATGGGCGCCACCGAAAGAATTCAGCAGTTGCTCGCCCTGCCGCGTGAAACGGGCGGAAAGCGGACAGCGCCTCTCCCCTTCGACGAAGCGCTGGTCTTTGACCGGGTCAGCTTCTTCTACGAGGAGGGCAAGCCGGTCCTCCAGGAGATTGAATTTACCGTCAAGCCAGGTGAAACCGTCGCCATCGTGGGACCAAGCGGCGGCGGTAAAACCACCATCTTTTCATTGATCGAACGCTTTTACACCCCCATTGAAGGAGAAATCCGCCTGGGACACTTGCCGATTGAGGAAATCGATCTGACCACCTGGCGCAGGGCGATCGGTTATGTCTCACAGGATAGCCCGATCATGTCGGGGACGATTCGGGAAAACATTTGCTATGGAATCGACAGAGAAGTGGATGAGGAGGAAATCAGGTGGGCGGCCCAGCTGGCCAACGCCGCCGAATTCATCGAGCGTCTGCCTGATGGGTACGAGACCGAAGTGGGCGAAAGGGGGATCAAACTGTCCGGGGGACAAAGGCAGCGGATCGCCATCGCGAGAGCTTTGCTCCGGAACCCCAAAATCCTCTTGCTTGATGAGGCGACCTCCAATCTGGACAGCGAATCGGAAATGTACGTTCAGCAGGCGTTGAGAAACCTGATGAAAGGCAGAACCACGCTGATCATCGCGCACCGGCTTTCCACCGTGGTGGAAGCAGATCAGATCCTCGTCCTGGAGGGGGGACGGATCACCGGAAAAGGAACACACGAGGAACTGATGGCCACGCATGCTCTGTACAGGAAGCTGGCGCAGCAGCAGCTGCATGCCGCCCAGGCAACGGCAGCCCAGTCCTAG
- a CDS encoding 3-ketoacyl-ACP reductase has translation MKFRDQVVIVTGAGKGIGRQIAFRYAEKGARVVVADVDVQAGESTVQHIRDKGCESIFVPVDVRVPDDVCRLMEQAVNAYGQVDILINNAGVSRFKPVFDLTVDEWDDVIHTNLRGVFLCAREAAKHMRNNRHGGSIVNIASTRALMSEPHSEAYAASKGGIVALTHALAVSLSEYRIRVNCISPGWIETGDYDALRQVDHEQHPAKRVGRPDDVVRACFYLTDPENDFVTGVNLIVDGGMTRKMIYVE, from the coding sequence ATGAAGTTCCGGGATCAGGTCGTCATCGTGACAGGCGCGGGGAAGGGGATTGGGCGGCAGATTGCGTTTCGTTACGCGGAAAAGGGGGCCAGGGTGGTTGTTGCAGATGTGGATGTCCAGGCCGGAGAATCCACGGTCCAGCACATCAGGGACAAAGGCTGTGAAAGCATCTTTGTGCCGGTCGATGTTCGCGTACCGGATGATGTTTGCCGTCTGATGGAGCAGGCGGTGAATGCGTACGGGCAAGTCGACATCCTCATCAACAACGCCGGTGTCTCCCGCTTTAAACCCGTCTTTGATTTAACCGTGGATGAATGGGATGACGTGATTCACACCAATTTGAGGGGGGTGTTTCTTTGCGCGAGGGAGGCCGCCAAGCATATGCGCAACAATCGCCACGGCGGTTCGATTGTCAATATCGCCTCGACGCGAGCCCTGATGTCCGAGCCCCATTCTGAGGCGTACGCTGCTTCCAAGGGAGGCATCGTGGCATTGACCCATGCATTGGCGGTTTCATTGAGCGAGTACCGGATCCGGGTCAATTGCATCAGTCCCGGCTGGATCGAAACGGGAGATTATGATGCGCTGAGGCAGGTGGATCATGAGCAGCATCCGGCCAAAAGGGTGGGCAGGCCGGATGATGTTGTCCGGGCATGTTTCTATCTCACTGATCCGGAGAATGATTTTGTCACGGGCGTTAACCTGATTGTCGATGGCGGCATGACGAGGAAGATGATCTACGTGGAGTGA
- a CDS encoding class 1b ribonucleoside-diphosphate reductase subunit beta produces the protein MLEAVNWNSPVDDYTEEFLRQNIAQFWTPDEIAVSSDLKTWDTLRPEEKQAYIRVLGGLTLLDTEQGNEGMPMILTHVDELQRKTVLSFMGMMEQIHAKSYSHIFTTLCTEEEIQEIFQWIKNHPLLQRKAKLIADRYQALLKKTVSKHELYMAMVASVYLESLLFYSGFFYPLYFAGQGKLTASGEIISLIIRDESIHGAYVGMLAQEIYEKMTPEQQDEADREAAILLDELYAIEADYTKEIYSPVGLSEDVLRYVRYNVNRALMNLGRDPVFSETDEDVNPIVLNGLRTETKNHDFFSVKGNSYVYALNIEPLRDEDFQFETV, from the coding sequence ATGCTCGAGGCCGTGAATTGGAACAGTCCGGTCGACGATTATACGGAAGAGTTTTTGCGGCAAAACATTGCTCAGTTTTGGACCCCGGATGAGATTGCCGTATCCAGCGATTTAAAGACGTGGGATACCCTTCGTCCAGAAGAAAAGCAGGCATATATTCGTGTGCTAGGTGGTCTCACCCTGCTGGACACGGAGCAGGGGAATGAAGGAATGCCGATGATTTTAACCCATGTGGACGAGCTCCAGCGGAAAACGGTTTTATCGTTTATGGGGATGATGGAACAAATTCACGCCAAAAGTTACAGCCACATTTTTACGACGCTTTGCACGGAAGAAGAAATTCAGGAGATTTTCCAATGGATTAAAAATCATCCTCTACTGCAAAGGAAAGCGAAGTTGATCGCAGATCGTTATCAGGCATTGTTGAAAAAGACAGTAAGCAAGCATGAGTTGTACATGGCGATGGTCGCCAGTGTTTACCTCGAAAGTTTGTTGTTTTATAGCGGGTTTTTCTATCCTTTGTACTTTGCTGGCCAAGGGAAGCTGACCGCGAGCGGCGAAATTATTAGTTTGATTATCCGGGATGAGTCCATCCATGGGGCGTATGTTGGCATGCTCGCCCAGGAGATTTACGAAAAAATGACACCAGAACAGCAAGATGAAGCGGATCGGGAAGCAGCGATATTGTTGGATGAACTATATGCAATTGAAGCCGATTATACAAAGGAAATTTACAGTCCTGTTGGTTTAAGTGAAGACGTTTTGCGCTACGTTAGATATAATGTGAATCGCGCGCTCATGAATCTCGGGCGTGATCCTGTCTTCAGTGAAACGGATGAAGATGTTAACCCGATTGTTCTCAATGGGTTGCGGACAGAAACGAAAAACCACGATTTTTTCAGTGTCAAAGGGAACAGTTATGTTTATGCATTGAATATAGAACCTTTGCGAGATGAAGATTTTCAGTTTGAGACGGTGTAG
- a CDS encoding ribonucleotide reductase assembly protein NrdI yields the protein MQVVYASRTGNVRRFIRKLHMDVVAINDDEMIVDYPFVLVTYTDGFGQVPKKVLTFLERNHRHLVAVAASGNRNWGRLFAHSADVIAQTYGVPILLKFELSGTDEDVKQFKERVDALWPVGILN from the coding sequence GTGCAAGTCGTTTATGCTTCCAGGACAGGAAATGTCCGCAGGTTTATCCGTAAATTACATATGGACGTTGTTGCAATAAACGATGATGAAATGATAGTCGACTACCCTTTTGTCCTTGTGACGTACACAGACGGCTTCGGGCAAGTACCAAAAAAGGTATTAACCTTTTTGGAACGAAACCACCGCCATTTGGTGGCTGTTGCGGCGAGCGGGAACCGCAACTGGGGGCGTTTATTTGCCCACAGTGCTGATGTCATTGCGCAAACGTATGGCGTACCGATTCTTTTAAAATTTGAGTTATCTGGGACTGATGAGGATGTAAAACAATTTAAAGAAAGGGTAGACGCGTTATGGCCAGTCGGCATATTGAATTAA
- a CDS encoding alcohol dehydrogenase, translating to MKALVFRGAGKIEWVEKEKPAIQEPTDAIVRMTKTTICGTDLHILSGDVPAVTDGRTLGHEGVGVVEEVGQGVKNFKPGDKVLISCITSCGRCDYCKKAMYAHCIDGGWILGHLIDGTQAEYVRIRYADTSLYHLPDGSDEEALVMLSDILPTGLEIGVLNGRVSPGDVVAIVGAGPVGMSALLTAQFYSPAEIIMIDLDDSRLEMSRKFGATKTINSSDGNAVERIMELTDGRGVDVAIEAVGIPATFDLCQQMLAPGGRLANVGVHGKSVELRLEKLWIHNVTITTGLVSTSTTPMLLKTVQANRLQPSRLITHRFPLSEIMKAYEVFKNAGKEHALKVILYND from the coding sequence GTGAAAGCACTGGTTTTTCGCGGAGCAGGAAAGATTGAATGGGTGGAGAAAGAAAAGCCGGCTATCCAGGAGCCGACTGATGCCATCGTCAGGATGACAAAAACCACGATTTGTGGAACGGATTTACATATCCTGTCGGGGGATGTGCCGGCAGTCACGGACGGGAGGACGCTGGGGCATGAGGGGGTCGGTGTCGTCGAAGAGGTAGGACAGGGAGTGAAAAACTTCAAGCCCGGGGACAAGGTGCTCATCTCCTGTATCACTTCGTGCGGGCGATGTGACTACTGCAAGAAGGCGATGTACGCCCATTGCATTGACGGCGGCTGGATTCTGGGGCACCTGATCGATGGGACGCAGGCCGAATACGTCCGTATCCGTTATGCCGATACCAGTCTGTACCATTTGCCTGACGGCAGTGATGAAGAGGCCTTGGTCATGTTAAGCGATATTTTGCCGACGGGACTGGAGATTGGCGTGCTCAACGGCCGGGTGTCACCGGGGGACGTGGTAGCCATCGTAGGGGCCGGCCCTGTCGGCATGTCCGCTTTGTTGACGGCGCAATTTTATTCACCTGCAGAAATCATCATGATTGATCTGGATGATTCCAGGTTGGAGATGTCCCGGAAATTTGGCGCTACGAAGACCATCAACAGCTCAGATGGGAATGCCGTGGAGCGCATCATGGAACTGACGGACGGCCGCGGGGTGGATGTGGCGATTGAAGCGGTGGGGATTCCTGCCACGTTTGACTTGTGCCAGCAGATGCTGGCTCCTGGCGGTCGTCTGGCAAATGTTGGCGTGCACGGGAAAAGCGTGGAACTGCGGCTGGAAAAACTCTGGATTCACAATGTCACGATTACCACGGGCCTTGTCAGCACCAGTACCACGCCGATGCTGCTCAAAACGGTGCAAGCCAACCGTTTGCAACCTTCACGGCTCATTACGCATCGTTTTCCATTAAGCGAAATCATGAAAGCTTACGAGGTGTTCAAGAACGCGGGAAAAGAGCATGCCCTGAAAGTGATCTTGTACAATGACTGA
- a CDS encoding citrate synthase 3 (forms citrate from oxaloacetate and acetyl-CoA; functions in TCA cycle, glyoxylate cycle and respiration), whose amino-acid sequence MDYRPGLEGVIAAETAISFLDVEQEEIVLRGYDLIELAEKKTYLEVAYLLLEGTLPDERQRDAFEKQIIESQTLPKALMDILALLPPSTHPMDALRTGISVLAGFDSTLEDRSEAANKRRAVQLLGVTPLIIAHSWRMMHRQPVIEPDSTLSYGANFLYTLTGKRPTELEAEIFDRSLVAYIEHEMPNSTFAARVIASTYADLYGALVGAVASLKGHLHGGANEAVMYMLKEAGDKKNVKRLLQEKLARKERIMGFGHRVYMKKMDPRALLMKKALKKLADAKGDYRWLEMCEVGEQVMYEEKGLYPNLDYYAAPVYYMLGIPIPLYTPIFLSARTAGLCAHVIEQHNNNRLFRPRVHYVGERGLQV is encoded by the coding sequence ATGGACTATCGTCCCGGACTGGAAGGAGTTATTGCTGCGGAAACGGCCATCTCTTTTCTCGATGTTGAGCAGGAAGAGATTGTACTGCGCGGATATGATTTGATTGAATTGGCCGAGAAGAAAACGTATCTCGAAGTGGCCTATTTGCTCTTGGAGGGTACCTTACCCGATGAACGGCAACGGGACGCATTTGAAAAACAGATCATTGAATCACAAACGTTACCAAAAGCTCTCATGGATATCCTCGCACTGTTGCCCCCTTCCACACACCCCATGGATGCGTTGCGAACTGGCATTTCGGTGTTGGCGGGGTTTGATTCCACCCTTGAGGATCGCAGTGAAGCGGCCAACAAAAGGAGGGCGGTTCAGCTGCTGGGTGTGACGCCGCTTATCATCGCCCACAGCTGGCGAATGATGCATCGACAGCCGGTCATTGAACCCGATTCCACACTGTCATATGGTGCCAACTTCCTCTACACGTTGACCGGAAAACGGCCAACGGAGCTGGAAGCGGAAATTTTCGACCGTTCTCTCGTAGCTTACATTGAACACGAAATGCCGAACTCAACGTTTGCTGCGCGCGTTATCGCTTCTACCTATGCTGATCTGTATGGTGCCCTTGTCGGCGCAGTTGCCTCACTGAAAGGCCACTTGCATGGCGGTGCGAATGAGGCTGTCATGTATATGCTCAAAGAAGCCGGGGATAAGAAAAACGTCAAACGTTTGCTCCAAGAAAAATTGGCCCGAAAAGAAAGGATTATGGGATTTGGCCACCGTGTGTATATGAAAAAAATGGATCCACGGGCTCTGTTAATGAAAAAGGCGCTCAAAAAATTGGCTGATGCTAAAGGGGATTATCGCTGGCTTGAAATGTGCGAAGTTGGTGAACAGGTGATGTACGAAGAAAAAGGACTTTACCCCAACCTCGATTATTATGCGGCACCCGTTTATTACATGCTTGGTATTCCCATCCCATTGTATACGCCGATTTTTTTGAGTGCACGTACGGCCGGACTTTGTGCTCATGTGATCGAACAGCACAATAACAACCGGTTGTTTCGGCCGCGCGTGCACTATGTTGGCGAACGGGGTCTGCAGGTGTAA
- a CDS encoding 2-methylcitrate dehydratase, which yields MTEHAVKHNIKPPTDALLEKIADYVIGHTITSKEAFETARYVLLDSIGCGVLALRFPECTKLLGPIVPGTIVPHGCRVPGTQYVLDPVQGAFNIGCMIRWLDYNDTWLAAEWGHPSDNLGGILAVADYMSRLNIANGKAPLKVREVLEASIKAHEIQGVLSLNNSLNRVGLDHVHFVKVASSAVVTKLLGGGREEVINALSNAWIDGASLRTYRHAPNTGSRKSWAAGDATSRAVRLALMVMKGEMGYATALSAPRWGFQDVLFNGQEIKLAQPLDSYVMENILFKISYPAEFHAQTAAECAIELHPKVKDRLDEIEEVIITTHESAIRIIDKTGPLHNPADRDHCIQYITAIGLIYGELTAEHYEDDIASNPQIDALREKMTVVENKQFSRDYLDPTKRSIANAVQVRFKDGSQTEQVVREYPIGHRFRREEGIPKLIEKLVENLESRFPRKQVDAILRASMNQKTLEEMAVNEFMDLFVI from the coding sequence ATGACGGAGCATGCTGTGAAACATAATATTAAACCACCTACTGACGCATTGCTGGAGAAAATTGCCGATTATGTCATTGGTCATACCATTACCAGTAAAGAAGCGTTTGAAACGGCGCGCTATGTCCTGTTGGACTCGATTGGCTGTGGGGTTCTTGCTTTGCGTTTCCCGGAATGCACAAAGTTACTTGGGCCCATTGTTCCGGGTACGATTGTTCCTCACGGCTGCCGGGTCCCAGGAACCCAGTATGTTCTCGATCCGGTACAAGGTGCCTTTAATATTGGTTGTATGATCCGTTGGCTGGATTACAACGATACGTGGCTGGCTGCCGAATGGGGCCATCCATCGGACAACCTGGGAGGTATATTGGCTGTAGCGGATTATATGAGCCGATTAAACATCGCCAATGGGAAAGCACCGCTGAAGGTGCGGGAAGTGCTCGAAGCATCGATTAAAGCGCATGAAATTCAAGGCGTCCTTTCTTTAAACAACAGTTTAAATCGAGTCGGGCTCGATCACGTTCATTTTGTCAAGGTTGCTTCATCGGCCGTTGTCACGAAACTGTTGGGTGGAGGGCGTGAAGAGGTCATTAACGCGCTGTCCAACGCATGGATTGATGGAGCGAGTTTGCGTACATACCGCCATGCGCCGAATACGGGTTCACGCAAGTCATGGGCGGCTGGTGATGCGACGAGTCGTGCGGTTCGCCTTGCGTTGATGGTGATGAAGGGTGAAATGGGTTACGCCACAGCGCTGTCGGCGCCCCGTTGGGGCTTTCAAGATGTGCTTTTCAACGGTCAAGAGATCAAGCTGGCGCAACCACTGGATTCGTATGTCATGGAAAATATTTTGTTTAAAATTTCCTATCCGGCGGAATTCCACGCGCAAACGGCAGCAGAATGTGCTATTGAGCTTCATCCGAAAGTGAAAGATCGGTTGGACGAGATCGAAGAAGTGATCATTACCACCCATGAATCGGCGATACGCATTATTGACAAAACAGGACCGTTGCACAATCCGGCGGATCGTGATCATTGCATCCAATATATTACGGCCATCGGGCTGATTTATGGTGAGCTGACCGCTGAACACTACGAAGATGACATAGCTAGCAATCCACAGATCGATGCCCTGCGCGAAAAGATGACCGTCGTGGAAAATAAACAGTTTAGCCGCGATTATCTCGATCCGACTAAGCGCTCGATTGCAAACGCCGTTCAAGTGAGATTTAAAGATGGTTCACAAACGGAACAGGTCGTCCGCGAATATCCGATTGGGCATCGTTTTCGGAGAGAAGAAGGCATTCCCAAACTGATCGAAAAATTGGTTGAAAATCTCGAATCCCGTTTTCCCCGGAAACAAGTCGATGCGATCTTGCGTGCGTCAATGAACCAAAAAACATTGGAAGAGATGGCGGTCAATGAGTTTATGGATTTGTTTGTCATTTAA
- a CDS encoding lactam utilization protein LamB, which translates to MTTKAAKDRAWVDLNCDMGESFGIYRIGMDEEVMPLITSANVACGFHGGDPDVMARTVELAKKHGVGVGAHVSFPGRLGFGRWEMDIPRDTLVNLIVYQIGALQAFCVRAGVPLQHVKPHGSLNNMADRDREVAKAIVQACLAVVPEAPLFVKPGSALHEEAVAAGVPVIMEVYADRQYHRDGTLVSRRKPNALIEDPKAAAERMVKLVTTGSLATVEGETISLPAQSICVHGDTPQAPSMIRLLREALLEAGIQIAPVSLWP; encoded by the coding sequence ATGACGACAAAGGCGGCGAAAGATCGCGCGTGGGTGGACCTCAACTGTGATATGGGCGAGAGTTTCGGCATATACCGGATTGGGATGGATGAGGAGGTCATGCCGCTCATTACTTCCGCGAATGTGGCCTGCGGCTTTCACGGCGGGGATCCGGACGTGATGGCGCGGACGGTGGAACTGGCCAAAAAACACGGTGTCGGCGTGGGAGCCCATGTCAGCTTTCCCGGCCGGCTGGGCTTTGGCCGTTGGGAAATGGATATCCCTCGGGATACGCTGGTCAACCTGATTGTATACCAGATCGGAGCGCTGCAGGCCTTCTGTGTCCGTGCCGGCGTACCCCTGCAGCACGTCAAGCCGCATGGCAGTCTGAACAACATGGCGGATCGGGATCGTGAGGTGGCGAAGGCGATTGTACAGGCTTGCCTGGCTGTTGTTCCCGAGGCGCCTCTTTTTGTCAAGCCGGGCTCAGCCCTGCACGAGGAGGCGGTGGCCGCAGGGGTGCCGGTGATCATGGAAGTGTATGCGGACCGGCAATATCACCGGGATGGAACGCTGGTGTCGCGGCGAAAGCCAAACGCTCTGATTGAGGATCCGAAGGCGGCGGCAGAGCGGATGGTGAAACTGGTGACCACAGGGAGTCTGGCGACCGTGGAGGGAGAGACGATTTCCCTGCCTGCCCAGTCCATTTGTGTGCATGGGGATACCCCACAGGCGCCGTCGATGATTCGTCTGCTGCGGGAGGCGCTGCTGGAGGCCGGCATTCAGATTGCTCCCGTCTCGCTTTGGCCCTGA
- a CDS encoding ribonucleotide-diphosphate reductase (Catalyzes the rate-limiting step in dNTP synthesis) encodes MASRHIELNNEMMLMKDGFYQLEKDQEAVDEFMREVEKNMLPFDSVMEKVRYMVEHGYYYNVFADYSEAQVKEVFETAYSYNFKFKSYMAASKFYQDYALKTNDKAHYLERYEDRVSIVALFLGRGDREQAMRLVRAMMEQRYQPATPTFMNAGRKRRGEMVSCFLLEMDDTLNSIGFNINTSMQLSKIGGGVALNLSKLRARGEPIKEIEGAASGVIPVAKLLEDAFSYADQLGQRKGAGAAYLNIFHWDIVDFLDTKKINADEKIRLKSLAIGVIVPSKFFELAAKNEPYYVFAPYSVYRAYGQHLDDMDMNEMYDELIRNEQVKKKRLDAREMLTKIAVTQMQSGYPYLVFIDNANAVHALKDIGRIKMSNLCTEIFQLQETSEINDYDEKDNIRRDVSCILGSLNIVNVMESGKIRDSVHVGIEALTAVSDMTRISNAPSVKKANQELHAVGLGAMNLHGYFAKNKIQYESEEAKDFVRTFFMMMNYYSLEKSCEIARVRGETFKDFNKSEYAKGTYFKPYLEEDFSPRTEKVKQLFAGIDIPTPDDWRRLKEDVQRYGLYNAYRLAIAPTQSISYIQNATSSVMPVVDIVETRTYANSTTYYPMPYLSPENRWYYKSAFDMDQYKLIDLIAEIQRHVDQGVSTVLYVNSNTSTRELVRLYAYAHHKGLKSLYYTRNRLIDVSECTACAV; translated from the coding sequence ATGGCCAGTCGGCATATTGAATTAAACAATGAAATGATGTTGATGAAAGACGGATTTTATCAATTAGAAAAAGATCAAGAAGCGGTAGACGAGTTCATGAGAGAAGTGGAGAAAAACATGCTCCCGTTTGATTCGGTGATGGAAAAAGTTCGCTATATGGTAGAACATGGTTATTACTACAACGTTTTTGCGGACTATAGTGAAGCGCAAGTGAAAGAAGTGTTTGAAACGGCGTACTCTTATAACTTCAAATTTAAATCGTACATGGCGGCATCGAAATTTTACCAGGATTACGCATTGAAGACGAACGATAAAGCGCATTATTTGGAACGATATGAAGATCGCGTGTCCATCGTCGCTCTTTTTTTAGGAAGGGGTGATAGGGAGCAAGCGATGCGTCTTGTTCGAGCGATGATGGAACAGCGGTACCAACCGGCGACACCAACGTTCATGAATGCAGGGAGGAAACGCCGAGGTGAGATGGTGTCCTGTTTTCTCTTGGAGATGGATGACACACTCAATTCTATTGGATTCAACATCAATACTTCCATGCAATTGTCGAAAATAGGTGGGGGAGTTGCGTTAAATTTGTCCAAATTGCGGGCACGGGGTGAGCCGATTAAGGAAATCGAGGGGGCGGCCAGCGGGGTCATTCCAGTGGCCAAGCTGTTGGAAGACGCGTTTTCATATGCGGATCAACTTGGACAGCGCAAAGGCGCCGGTGCGGCGTACTTAAACATTTTTCATTGGGACATCGTCGATTTTTTGGACACGAAGAAAATCAACGCCGATGAGAAAATACGACTTAAATCCCTAGCGATTGGGGTTATCGTGCCAAGCAAGTTTTTTGAACTAGCAGCAAAAAATGAACCCTATTACGTATTTGCTCCTTACTCGGTTTACCGGGCGTACGGACAACATCTTGATGATATGGATATGAATGAAATGTACGACGAACTCATCCGAAACGAGCAAGTAAAGAAGAAACGTTTGGATGCCCGGGAAATGTTGACAAAAATTGCTGTGACACAAATGCAATCCGGTTATCCGTATCTCGTTTTTATAGACAATGCCAATGCCGTTCATGCGCTGAAAGATATTGGACGCATCAAAATGTCTAATTTGTGCACAGAAATATTTCAGCTGCAGGAGACGTCAGAAATTAACGATTATGACGAGAAAGACAACATTCGTCGGGATGTCAGCTGCATTTTGGGCTCCCTCAATATTGTCAATGTGATGGAGTCAGGGAAAATACGCGATTCCGTTCACGTCGGAATTGAAGCGTTGACAGCTGTGTCGGATATGACGAGGATTTCCAATGCGCCGAGTGTAAAGAAAGCGAACCAAGAATTGCATGCCGTCGGCTTGGGTGCAATGAACTTGCACGGCTATTTTGCGAAGAACAAAATACAGTATGAAAGTGAAGAAGCAAAAGACTTTGTCCGTACCTTTTTCATGATGATGAATTACTATTCTCTGGAAAAGAGTTGTGAAATTGCCCGAGTGCGGGGGGAGACATTTAAAGATTTTAATAAGAGTGAGTATGCCAAAGGTACGTATTTTAAACCGTACTTAGAGGAAGACTTTTCTCCTCGAACAGAAAAGGTGAAGCAATTGTTTGCCGGAATAGACATTCCGACACCGGATGATTGGAGACGGCTAAAAGAAGATGTGCAGCGTTACGGACTGTATAATGCCTACCGCTTGGCCATCGCTCCGACGCAATCCATTAGCTATATTCAAAATGCTACATCCAGCGTCATGCCAGTGGTGGATATCGTAGAGACGAGGACGTATGCTAACTCAACGACGTATTACCCGATGCCGTATCTTTCACCAGAAAACCGTTGGTATTACAAATCTGCTTTTGATATGGACCAGTACAAATTAATCGATTTAATCGCGGAGATTCAGCGTCACGTCGACCAAGGGGTCAGCACGGTTCTGTACGTGAACAGCAATACAAGTACCCGGGAACTCGTTCGGTTGTACGCTTATGCTCACCACAAGGGTTTAAAGTCGTTGTACTACACGCGCAACCGGCTCATTGACGTATCTGAGTGCACTGCTTGTGCAGTGTAA